AGGGGCTATCATCTTCTTATTGATTGACAGGTATCATATGATCAATCTCAAGAGAACTGGATTTTGTGGGCGTTAACCAAAAAAATTAGATCTTTAAATATCGCCCGAGAAGCCATTTACAAAACACATGCTCTGTAAATCCACTGACCGTTAGAATCAGACAAAGGGAcgttaaaattgttaatgaagATGAATATTGTTATGAACGACCAGTCTCAGGATGGCCCGAGCAGGTCAAAACAAAGTAAGATCGTGAGAGACCCGGCCTATTATTGTGCAAAAGACATGACTATCCAGATCGGAACAGCAAATTCGTTAGCACAGACAGGGTGGTATTACGAACATTTCACACGTAAGGACGCAGTACGTTTACTACAGAAGGAACCAGAAGGGACTTTTCTAATCAGGGACAGCTCCGATTCTAGGTATTTATATTCTCTAAGTGTCAAAACAGGTAGGGATGCTACCAGTGCGAGGATTCTTTACCACAAAGGCAAGTTTCAGATGGATTGTAACGAAAATATTCGTGCAAAGATGCCGACATTCGACAGTGCAGTTGGTTTGGTGGACTTCTACGCTCGTATGACACAGATGGGGAAAAGTAATGCAGGTAGATGGCTAGAAAACTCGGGGAAAAGTGACTTACCGATAGTATTGCAGAAACCCAAGCTGAATTGCGTCTCGGATCTAAGACATCTGTGTCGTTTGTCAATAAACAGAAATCTACCGAAAACCCTGAGCAAGACAAAAGTATTGAACAGCATGGATAAGTTACCCATCCCTAGGCCCCTCAAAAGCTACCTGAAGGAATATCCGTACATTAATTAACTTCTGGTGTCCAAACACCGCATATTCCCAATGTGAAAACTACCTCATATCTGGGATTGACATAGTGAAAACGACCTCATATTTGGGATTGACATTGTGAAAACGAACTCATATCTGGGATTGACATTGTGAAAACGAACTCATATCTGGGATTGACATTGTGAAAACGAACTCATATCTGGGATGGACAGAATGTTAACTACCTCACTTTGGGGGTCAATGTTTATCATGTATacccatgtaaaaaaaaacctcttgtTTAGTATGTGTTGCTTTACTACtattttcaatttgaattaatgcTTGAAATggaataataaaaatgtttttcttatttaagtTTCGTTAGACCTTTCTttatacaatgattttgactatggattactgcgttaaatttacctgatcaagatatagggctggCTCACGGCGGcttcccaggcacctgatccgtGTTTCACTCTGTTTTTGtccaacttttaattttgtatttcttataagagttatgatattgatcacggttctttattttcaccttttcacatTAGAAGGTACTATGattcaagttttgttttttcaaaaaagaaCAACCCAATAATCCGTGGTCTTCTACAAAATAACAGATAAAATGTAGATACAGGAAGAAATCCGTCGTTTATCTTCATAACTAACGGCCTTCAAGACAGACAAGCCCACTCTATAAGGGGAAATGAAACTTAGGTCAAAAGTGAGCTGGTCCTACACATTAACAAAATTTATCTTGATTTATAgccattgatacatgtataatatttagattctatcatatacatgtatatagtgtggATGTCAGATGTAAAAGATGTAAAAGATTATACATTTCTAGTATGTTTTTTGCCTTTGCCGTCCCCTAGACCGATTCGGCCCATTTTGCTTAGTCgcctccattttttttaaatcaaagatacaataaatgatgaaaagggaagtttttgcatatatattgcaGTTATAGTTAACTGCCTAAATCAGacgtgtaaataaaataaaaataaggaTTTATAATTGTTGTTTGAAGTGAGATGGTTATGAAAATGTGTCCCATGTCCACTGATCATTGTGAAAACACCTGAGTGAAAACAGTTTTTATAACTGCATTGTTGTGCAACCTTTGATCATTTTAATTACAAGCTTACAGTAacctacattttttttaaactccagaAGTTCAAAGAATTGCTCATGATTTGGAAATAGAATGTGTCAGGTATAGAAATATTCCAAGAAATGACAGAGTATGTAAATTTTGtctttgtattgaaaattaagCCCACTTTATCGAATATTGTTGTGTATAATGATCTTAGAAAaagctgtcaaatatcaaaacatctctTCTTTTTGGGAAATACTGAAATCAGAAAGCTTATTTCAATATGGAGGAACAAATACAAATACCTTAAATACTTTGGCAAAGTAtgtttttattgcttttaaaagaaGAGATATTTGTTATGATAAACAGTCTCAAGAAGATTAATATACATTACGTTTGATCAAGGTTAATTAGTCTGCAATCAAGCCATAAATACCATAGAGCATATTAAAGGATGACTACCTGATGGCAGAAGATATCAG
This genomic window from Ostrea edulis chromosome 4, xbOstEdul1.1, whole genome shotgun sequence contains:
- the LOC130054042 gene encoding suppressor of cytokine signaling 2-like gives rise to the protein MNDQSQDGPSRSKQSKIVRDPAYYCAKDMTIQIGTANSLAQTGWYYEHFTRKDAVRLLQKEPEGTFLIRDSSDSRYLYSLSVKTGRDATSARILYHKGKFQMDCNENIRAKMPTFDSAVGLVDFYARMTQMGKSNAGRWLENSGKSDLPIVLQKPKLNCVSDLRHLCRLSINRNLPKTLSKTKVLNSMDKLPIPRPLKSYLKEYPYIN